Proteins encoded within one genomic window of Sphingomonas sp. KRR8:
- a CDS encoding radical SAM protein, with translation MNAPVAAALRKASPWLFYGQTTSLCEQCWDLVPAKQIGEDGRVFLQKRCPTHGVSKTLIEDDADYWLSLRHWVKPGDRPHHFGSRTEHGCPWDCGLCPDHEQHSCLAIVEINDACNLSCPVCFADSAVGRGGHRPLAEVERMLDAVVLAEGEPDLVQLSGGEPTIHPQFWEIVAAARSRPIRHLMINTNGVRIATEEGFAERLAEIGPGFEVYLQFDSLSDASLMTLRGAKLARIRQQALERLERAGVSTTLVCAVRKGVNDHECAAIVDHALTWSCVRGVVFQPVQDAGRNDGFDPGLHRTTLSGLRREIARGGVFRAEDMVPLPCNPDQICIGYGIRHGRNVVPVTSLLPREQAVLAAPNSISFERDPALKARIFELLSLSTVEGNNAERLASLFCCLPEIETPAELAYKDTFKVAIIQFLDRFNFDLGTVKRSCIHFATTDGRLIPFDTYNNFYRPGAPGAAKLVAMGGCQRELSRSEWEGGCRQHACRAVPQLFRAVRIAAWRRLRADAAADARQRLRQRNGPVPADRDRHLRRRMRRALSRSPAAQRSRVSVHGCARPDVRRGRASRLMPRTFK, from the coding sequence ATGAACGCGCCCGTCGCAGCGGCCTTGCGCAAGGCCAGTCCATGGCTCTTCTACGGGCAGACCACCAGCCTTTGTGAGCAGTGCTGGGATCTCGTCCCGGCCAAGCAGATCGGCGAGGACGGCCGGGTCTTCCTGCAGAAGCGATGTCCCACGCACGGCGTCTCCAAGACGCTGATCGAGGACGACGCGGACTACTGGCTTTCGCTTCGGCACTGGGTCAAACCGGGCGACCGGCCGCACCACTTCGGCTCGCGAACGGAGCATGGTTGCCCCTGGGATTGCGGTCTCTGCCCCGATCATGAGCAACATAGTTGCCTGGCGATCGTGGAGATCAACGACGCTTGCAACTTGAGCTGTCCGGTGTGCTTCGCCGACAGCGCGGTAGGGCGCGGCGGGCACCGGCCACTTGCCGAGGTGGAGCGGATGCTCGACGCAGTGGTGCTGGCGGAAGGTGAGCCCGACCTGGTCCAGCTGTCGGGTGGTGAGCCAACCATCCACCCGCAATTCTGGGAAATCGTCGCGGCTGCGCGGTCGCGGCCGATCCGCCACCTGATGATCAACACCAACGGGGTGCGGATCGCCACCGAGGAAGGATTCGCGGAGAGGCTGGCGGAGATCGGGCCGGGGTTCGAGGTCTATCTTCAGTTCGACAGCCTGTCCGATGCTTCGCTGATGACCCTGCGCGGGGCGAAGCTGGCGCGCATCCGGCAACAGGCGCTGGAGCGGCTGGAACGAGCCGGCGTTTCCACGACCCTGGTCTGTGCGGTGCGCAAGGGCGTCAATGACCATGAATGCGCGGCGATCGTCGACCATGCGCTGACCTGGTCCTGTGTTCGCGGCGTCGTCTTCCAGCCCGTCCAGGACGCCGGCCGCAATGATGGTTTCGATCCCGGACTGCATCGGACAACTTTGTCCGGTTTGCGCCGTGAGATTGCGCGCGGCGGGGTGTTCAGGGCGGAGGACATGGTGCCGCTGCCCTGCAATCCCGACCAGATCTGCATCGGCTATGGCATTCGCCATGGGCGCAATGTGGTGCCGGTCACCAGCCTCCTGCCGCGCGAGCAGGCGGTACTCGCCGCGCCCAACAGTATCAGCTTCGAGCGCGATCCCGCGCTCAAGGCGCGCATCTTCGAGCTGCTCAGCCTGTCCACGGTCGAAGGCAACAATGCCGAGCGCCTGGCGAGCCTGTTCTGCTGCCTGCCGGAGATCGAGACTCCGGCCGAGCTGGCCTACAAGGATACGTTCAAGGTCGCGATCATCCAGTTTCTCGATCGCTTCAACTTCGATCTCGGGACGGTGAAGCGCAGCTGCATCCACTTCGCTACCACCGACGGGCGATTGATCCCGTTCGATACCTACAACAACTTCTACCGACCGGGCGCCCCTGGCGCCGCCAAGCTTGTTGCCATGGGGGGCTGCCAGCGTGAGTTATCGCGATCCGAATGGGAAGGTGGATGTCGGCAACATGCTTGCCGGGCTGTTCCTCAGCTGTTTCGGGCTGTTCGCATTGCTGCTTGGCGGCGGTTGCGGGCTGATGCTGCTGCCGACGCTCGGCAGCGACTTCGACAGCGAAATGGGCCTGTTCCTGCTGATCGCGATCGCCATCTTCGGCGGCGGATGCGCCGCGCTCTATCACGGAGTCCGGCTGCTCAGCGGTCGCGAGTGAGTGTCCACGGATGCGCCCGGCCAGACGTACGGCGCGGGCGAGCTTCTAGATTGATGCCGCGGACGTTCAAGTAG
- a CDS encoding prolipoprotein diacylglyceryl transferase family protein codes for MVLPTNPHWHLAFDLLAWVTGAMVARWVVPRYLPKTAASSARAFGLGYLAALAGGGISGAYLFGSLNLSLAGGLHLGHSVAGALAGAIIAVELFKLAKGIRISTGAIWVAPLAAGIAVGRLGCLFAGVSDQTFGRPTSLPWGINLGDGVPRHPVQLYESAAMLLFLAVYLRALRGRAPWAVERGFYAFVAFYAVQRFAWEFLKPYPTVVAGLNIFQLLSIALLAYALFYNERARRSGLAQGQSMALLRADHQPL; via the coding sequence ATGGTCCTGCCTACCAACCCGCACTGGCATCTCGCCTTTGATCTGCTCGCCTGGGTCACGGGCGCCATGGTCGCGCGGTGGGTCGTCCCCCGATATCTGCCGAAAACCGCTGCGTCGTCGGCGCGAGCATTCGGCCTTGGCTACCTCGCCGCACTGGCTGGCGGCGGCATATCCGGAGCCTATCTGTTCGGCTCCCTCAATCTTTCCCTCGCCGGGGGTTTGCACCTGGGCCACAGCGTTGCCGGAGCGCTCGCCGGCGCGATCATCGCGGTTGAGCTGTTCAAGCTGGCGAAGGGCATACGCATCTCGACCGGTGCGATCTGGGTCGCTCCGCTGGCGGCTGGCATTGCAGTAGGGCGGCTGGGCTGCCTGTTCGCCGGGGTGTCGGACCAGACCTTCGGAAGGCCAACGAGTCTTCCTTGGGGGATCAACCTTGGCGACGGCGTCCCGCGCCATCCGGTTCAGCTGTACGAGAGTGCGGCCATGCTGCTGTTCCTGGCGGTTTACCTGCGCGCTCTTCGCGGGCGCGCACCCTGGGCCGTCGAGCGCGGCTTTTATGCCTTTGTCGCCTTCTATGCGGTGCAGCGCTTCGCCTGGGAGTTCCTGAAGCCTTACCCTACGGTGGTAGCCGGGCTGAACATTTTCCAGCTTCTCAGCATCGCCCTGCTGGCTTACGCCTTGTTCTACAATGAACGCGCCCGTCGCAGCGGCCTTGCGCAAGGCCAGTCCATGGCTCTTCTACGGGCAGACCACCAGCCTTTGTGA
- a CDS encoding amidase, with amino-acid sequence MHRLLAATAAIVIASALPAQPAGPVVQQTQAAIERIRRIDPALGSVIAVDPTALDQARRVEGGGPRGPLSGLPILLKDNIEAAGPLPTTAGSLALANNVTNRDAPLVARLRAAGVIILGKTNLSEWANIRSNHSISGWSAVGGQTRNPYALDRNTCGSSSGSGAAVAAGLVRMAIGTETDGSITCPAAINGIVGLKPTVGLVSRTHIVPISESQDTAGPMTASVREAAMLLSVIAGSDPADKATAEADRHRRDYAAGLSPTALRGKRIGVMRFASGFGTDEVFERALGVLKAQGATLVEIGKFDDSQIGRNEGLVLNTELKAGLNAYLKGSPANIPVRTLADTIAFNKANAATELALFGQETFEQAEKTKGLSDPAYRKARQLSFQAAGPNGIDRLLKQYNVSALVGPTMPPSWKIDVVNGDQISGGGAGSLAAVAGYPHLTVPMGQVRGLPVGLSFMGPKWSEAMLLNYGFAFEQARGPLPGPLFFRSIEESPAIAPHLKR; translated from the coding sequence TTGCACCGTCTGCTTGCCGCTACCGCTGCCATCGTCATCGCTTCCGCCCTGCCGGCTCAGCCGGCCGGGCCCGTCGTCCAGCAGACGCAGGCGGCCATCGAGCGCATTCGCCGCATCGATCCCGCGCTCGGCTCGGTGATCGCGGTCGATCCGACCGCTCTCGACCAGGCTCGGCGGGTCGAGGGCGGCGGTCCGCGCGGCCCGCTGTCCGGACTGCCGATCCTGCTCAAGGACAATATCGAGGCCGCGGGCCCATTGCCGACCACCGCCGGGAGCCTTGCGCTCGCCAATAACGTCACCAACCGCGACGCGCCGCTGGTCGCCCGGCTGCGGGCCGCCGGGGTGATCATCCTTGGCAAGACCAATCTGAGCGAATGGGCGAACATCCGCTCGAATCACTCCATCTCGGGCTGGAGCGCCGTCGGCGGGCAGACCCGCAACCCTTATGCGCTCGACCGCAACACCTGCGGCAGCTCGAGCGGCAGCGGCGCGGCCGTCGCCGCCGGCCTAGTCCGGATGGCGATCGGCACCGAGACCGACGGCTCCATCACTTGCCCCGCGGCCATCAACGGCATCGTTGGCCTCAAGCCCACCGTGGGCCTGGTCAGCCGGACCCACATCGTTCCGATCAGCGAAAGCCAGGACACGGCCGGGCCGATGACCGCAAGCGTACGCGAAGCGGCCATGCTGCTGAGCGTGATCGCCGGCAGCGACCCCGCCGACAAGGCGACGGCGGAGGCTGATCGGCACCGCCGGGACTATGCGGCGGGGCTCAGCCCCACCGCGTTGCGCGGCAAGCGAATCGGCGTGATGCGCTTCGCCTCCGGCTTCGGCACCGACGAGGTGTTCGAACGCGCACTTGGCGTCCTCAAGGCGCAGGGCGCGACGCTGGTGGAGATCGGGAAGTTCGACGACAGCCAGATCGGCCGCAACGAAGGGCTGGTGCTGAACACCGAGCTCAAGGCTGGCCTCAATGCCTATCTCAAGGGCAGCCCCGCCAACATTCCGGTCCGTACGCTGGCCGACACCATCGCCTTCAACAAGGCTAATGCGGCGACGGAGCTTGCACTCTTCGGTCAGGAGACATTCGAGCAGGCGGAAAAGACGAAGGGTCTGTCTGATCCGGCCTACCGCAAGGCAAGGCAGCTGAGCTTCCAGGCGGCGGGTCCGAACGGCATCGACCGCCTGCTCAAGCAGTATAACGTCAGCGCGCTGGTCGGGCCGACCATGCCGCCTTCGTGGAAGATCGATGTGGTCAACGGCGACCAGATCAGCGGCGGCGGTGCCGGCAGCCTGGCCGCGGTGGCGGGCTATCCCCACCTGACCGTGCCGATGGGCCAGGTCCGCGGACTCCCCGTTGGCCTCAGCTTCATGGGCCCGAAGTGGAGCGAGGCGATGCTGTTGAACTACGGCTTCGCCTTCGAACAGGCACGTGGGCCGCTGCCCGGCCCGCTGTTCTTCCGCTCGATAGAGGAAAGCCCTGCGATCGCCCCGCACCTCAAGCGGTAA
- a CDS encoding multidrug efflux SMR transporter: MAWFLLILGGLCEVGFTTSLRFVDGFRNVPWTIAFLISVSLSMGLLEFAARSIPMGTAYAVWGGIGAVGTVLVGMAFFGEPTGTVRVLLILGIVAAIAGLRLTA; this comes from the coding sequence ATGGCTTGGTTCCTGCTCATCCTGGGTGGCCTTTGCGAGGTTGGGTTCACCACGTCACTTCGGTTCGTAGATGGCTTTCGCAACGTTCCTTGGACGATCGCCTTCCTGATCAGCGTCAGTCTGTCGATGGGGCTGCTGGAGTTTGCGGCTCGCTCCATCCCGATGGGGACAGCCTATGCGGTGTGGGGCGGCATCGGGGCGGTTGGCACCGTGCTGGTCGGCATGGCTTTCTTCGGTGAGCCGACCGGCACGGTGCGAGTGCTGCTGATCCTGGGGATCGTCGCAGCGATCGCGGGGCTTCGCCTTACCGCTTGA
- a CDS encoding DUF1345 domain-containing protein: MAEQRGIGNVLAPPRYLAFLATLLIVSPIAAHVMGRWGLGVLIGFDIAAMLFLLLVLPLLGTREARIIREAAASNDANRTLLLALTGIVMIVLLTAITAETMGGHNPEPFTKAVVILTLALAWLFSNTVYALHYAHMVYRRGNKHCHGLQFPGTEVPVYWDFVYFSFTCGMAFATSDVVIADQAIRRVVTLHSLAAFAFNIGVLAFTINVLGSGG, encoded by the coding sequence ATGGCTGAGCAGCGCGGTATCGGCAATGTCCTGGCGCCCCCGCGCTATTTGGCTTTCCTGGCCACCCTGCTCATTGTCAGCCCTATCGCAGCGCACGTGATGGGGCGCTGGGGGCTTGGCGTCCTGATCGGCTTTGACATCGCAGCAATGCTGTTCCTGCTTCTCGTGCTGCCGCTTCTCGGAACGCGTGAGGCGCGCATCATCCGGGAGGCCGCCGCCAGCAACGACGCCAACCGCACCTTGCTGCTGGCGCTCACCGGGATCGTGATGATCGTTCTTCTCACGGCAATAACGGCGGAGACGATGGGCGGGCACAATCCCGAGCCGTTCACCAAGGCGGTCGTCATCCTGACGCTGGCACTGGCCTGGCTGTTCAGCAACACTGTCTACGCACTTCATTATGCGCACATGGTCTACCGACGCGGCAACAAGCATTGCCACGGGCTACAGTTCCCCGGCACCGAGGTCCCTGTCTACTGGGACTTCGTCTATTTCAGCTTCACCTGCGGGATGGCCTTCGCCACCTCGGACGTGGTGATCGCCGACCAGGCGATCCGGCGCGTGGTGACGCTGCATTCGCTGGCCGCCTTCGCCTTCAACATCGGCGTGCTGGCCTTCACCATCAACGTGCTCGGCTCCGGCGGCTAG
- a CDS encoding DMT family transporter, translating to MRHRHHLLPIVAAALGIALFAGMDAAMKAVALAIGAYSGMLWRQLFATAFSAPAYLRSRTAWPGRAALRFHVLRGAVGAAMAVLWFHGLSRLPMAEAIALSFVAPLIALYLAAMLLKERVSRQSMWASLLGLSGMLVLLWARLGTGGERHLDGVAAILASAMLYAWNLILMRQQSQVAGPAEVSFFQSLISGAWLLLALPLAMLVDPALPAIPGNNAHWGLIALSAALAVTSLFLLSWAYGREEAQVLVPIEYSAFLWALALGAIFYADPLRWTTLAGAALIVLGCLLAARRPRHVSPVVEVAV from the coding sequence ATGCGCCACCGGCACCATTTGCTCCCGATCGTCGCCGCCGCGCTTGGAATTGCGCTGTTTGCCGGCATGGATGCGGCGATGAAGGCGGTCGCACTGGCGATCGGCGCATATTCCGGAATGCTCTGGCGCCAGCTGTTCGCCACGGCTTTCTCGGCTCCCGCCTACCTCCGGTCGCGAACGGCCTGGCCCGGCCGGGCCGCCTTGCGCTTTCATGTGTTGCGCGGCGCGGTGGGGGCGGCGATGGCCGTGTTGTGGTTCCACGGCCTGTCCCGACTGCCGATGGCCGAGGCGATCGCGCTGTCCTTCGTGGCTCCTTTGATCGCGCTCTATCTTGCCGCCATGCTCCTCAAGGAGCGGGTCAGCCGGCAAAGCATGTGGGCATCGCTGCTGGGTTTATCGGGAATGCTGGTCCTGTTGTGGGCGCGGCTGGGCACCGGCGGCGAACGCCACCTGGACGGGGTGGCCGCTATCCTTGCCTCGGCCATGCTTTATGCCTGGAACCTCATCTTGATGCGCCAGCAGTCGCAGGTCGCCGGCCCGGCGGAGGTGAGCTTCTTTCAGTCGCTGATCTCGGGTGCATGGCTGCTGCTCGCTCTGCCGTTGGCGATGCTGGTCGATCCGGCGCTGCCCGCCATTCCCGGCAACAACGCGCATTGGGGGCTGATCGCCTTGTCTGCGGCTCTGGCCGTCACCTCGCTCTTCCTGCTGAGCTGGGCCTACGGCCGCGAGGAAGCGCAGGTGCTGGTGCCGATCGAATATAGCGCGTTTCTGTGGGCGCTGGCGCTTGGTGCCATCTTCTATGCCGACCCGCTGCGCTGGACCACACTGGCGGGCGCGGCGCTGATCGTGCTTGGCTGCCTGCTCGCCGCGCGCCGGCCGCGGCATGTCTCGCCGGTGGTAGAGGTAGCAGTCTAG
- a CDS encoding TIGR02281 family clan AA aspartic protease, with the protein MWKAALIILVVAVTVGALMPAMPSPDDEASPQSRHLVEQASVPPVSPSPSTSTNGGTVALARRPDGHFYASAEVNGSAIEFMVDTGASVVSLTRADAERAGITVDPSQFQVVAQGASGPVMGLSVVLHDVSVGDHRISDVPALVLADSGQSLLGQNVLSQFASVSIENDEMLLR; encoded by the coding sequence ATGTGGAAGGCCGCGCTCATCATTCTGGTGGTTGCAGTGACGGTCGGCGCCCTGATGCCGGCGATGCCTTCGCCTGATGATGAGGCCTCGCCTCAGTCCCGTCACCTTGTGGAACAGGCCAGCGTCCCGCCGGTTTCGCCGTCGCCGAGTACGTCGACCAACGGCGGCACGGTCGCGCTTGCCCGGCGGCCCGACGGTCACTTCTACGCTAGTGCGGAGGTGAACGGCAGCGCGATCGAGTTCATGGTCGACACGGGCGCCAGTGTCGTGTCGCTGACCCGCGCGGATGCCGAGCGCGCCGGCATTACGGTCGATCCCAGCCAATTCCAGGTTGTTGCGCAGGGCGCTTCGGGACCAGTGATGGGGCTTTCCGTCGTGCTGCACGATGTGAGCGTGGGCGATCACCGGATCAGCGACGTGCCGGCACTGGTTCTAGCCGACTCGGGGCAATCGCTGCTCGGGCAGAATGTGCTGAGCCAGTTCGCCTCGGTTTCGATCGAGAATGACGAGATGCTGCTGCGCTGA
- the ispG gene encoding flavodoxin-dependent (E)-4-hydroxy-3-methylbut-2-enyl-diphosphate synthase, which yields MSAIRPWRTIDRRPSRQIMVGKVPVGGNAPITVQTMTNTPTSDASATIAQIRRCEEAGVDIIRVSCPDQDSTAALREIVRAAEVPIVADIHFHYKRALEAADAGAACLRINPGNIGSSERVAEVVRAAKANGCSMRIGVNAGSLEKHLLEKYGEPCPEALVESALDHVRMLEEHDFREYKISVKASDVFLAVAAYTQLASELDCPLHLGITEAGGLIGGTVKSSIGLGMLLWSGIGDTIRVSLSAEPEEEVRVGYEILKSLGIRNRGVRVISCPSCARQGFDVIRTVEKLEERLQHIRTPMSLSVLGCVVNGPGEARETDIGVTGGGNGKHMVYLSGVTDHHVADEGMVDHIVRLVEQKAAEIEAAAQAQAQVLDAAE from the coding sequence ATGTCTGCAATCCGCCCCTGGCGCACCATCGACCGTCGTCCGTCCCGCCAGATCATGGTCGGCAAGGTACCGGTAGGTGGCAATGCGCCGATCACCGTTCAGACCATGACCAACACGCCCACCTCGGATGCGAGCGCGACCATCGCGCAGATCCGCCGCTGCGAAGAGGCTGGCGTGGACATCATCCGTGTGTCCTGTCCTGACCAGGATAGCACCGCTGCCCTGCGCGAGATCGTTCGAGCGGCCGAGGTGCCGATCGTCGCAGACATCCACTTCCACTACAAGCGCGCGCTCGAGGCCGCCGACGCCGGGGCCGCCTGTCTGCGTATCAACCCGGGTAACATCGGCTCGTCGGAGCGGGTCGCGGAGGTGGTTCGCGCCGCCAAGGCCAACGGCTGCTCCATGCGCATCGGGGTCAATGCTGGCAGCCTCGAGAAACATCTGCTCGAGAAATATGGCGAGCCGTGCCCCGAAGCGTTGGTCGAGAGCGCGCTGGACCATGTCCGGATGCTCGAGGAGCATGACTTCCGCGAGTATAAGATCAGTGTGAAGGCGTCGGACGTGTTCCTCGCCGTCGCTGCCTATACGCAGCTTGCCAGCGAGCTCGACTGCCCGCTTCATCTCGGAATCACCGAAGCCGGTGGGCTGATCGGCGGGACGGTAAAGAGCTCCATCGGGCTCGGAATGCTGCTGTGGAGCGGAATCGGCGACACCATCCGCGTGTCCCTGTCGGCAGAACCTGAGGAAGAGGTCCGCGTCGGTTACGAGATCCTGAAGTCACTCGGCATCCGGAACCGCGGTGTGCGGGTCATTTCCTGCCCGAGCTGCGCGCGCCAGGGCTTCGACGTGATCCGCACGGTCGAGAAGCTCGAAGAACGGTTGCAGCATATCCGCACCCCGATGTCGTTGTCGGTGCTGGGCTGTGTGGTGAACGGCCCGGGCGAAGCGCGCGAGACCGACATCGGCGTGACTGGCGGCGGAAACGGCAAGCACATGGTCTATCTTTCGGGCGTGACTGACCATCATGTCGCGGACGAGGGCATGGTCGATCACATCGTCCGGCTGGTCGAACAGAAGGCAGCCGAGATCGAGGCCGCTGCTCAGGCGCAGGCCCAGGTGCTCGACGCCGCCGAGTAA
- a CDS encoding S1/P1 nuclease, with amino-acid sequence MPIIRLLAALCALVAAAPSAAYWEYGHETVAAVAWQSVRPETRARIEALLRQGRLLETPTCPVTTIEQASVWADCIKPLGDRFSYQSSWHYQNVNICKPFSLREACKDGNCLSAQIDRNARLLADKTLPVRERLMALAYLVHFVGDMSQPMHGGDRADKGGNDVPVTYGTIAGKTNLHSIWDGWLPERAITAGPNARPGNANDANFAGRARELLGEVPPAERPTLAAGTTEDWSRQTWANARTYAYTTLLGDPCAPIPAERPLMTEAKIQSLIVPIRRQVVTGGLRLARLLDDALLYGKAPQRPQRSPAS; translated from the coding sequence GTGCCGATCATCCGCTTGCTTGCCGCGCTTTGCGCGCTTGTCGCCGCTGCGCCCAGCGCTGCTTACTGGGAATATGGCCACGAGACGGTTGCCGCCGTCGCATGGCAGTCCGTCCGGCCAGAGACTCGTGCGCGCATCGAGGCCCTGCTTCGGCAAGGTAGACTGCTCGAAACACCGACCTGCCCGGTCACGACAATTGAGCAAGCGAGCGTCTGGGCCGACTGCATCAAGCCGCTTGGTGACCGCTTCAGCTACCAGAGCAGCTGGCACTATCAGAACGTCAACATCTGCAAGCCGTTCAGCCTTCGCGAGGCGTGCAAGGACGGCAATTGCCTCAGTGCGCAGATCGACCGCAACGCGCGGCTGCTCGCCGACAAGACGCTACCCGTGCGCGAACGGCTGATGGCACTCGCTTACCTCGTTCACTTCGTCGGCGACATGTCGCAGCCGATGCACGGCGGCGATCGGGCCGACAAGGGCGGCAACGACGTGCCGGTCACCTACGGCACCATCGCCGGCAAGACCAACCTTCACAGCATCTGGGACGGCTGGCTGCCCGAACGCGCGATCACCGCTGGCCCGAATGCACGGCCGGGGAATGCCAACGACGCCAACTTCGCCGGCCGCGCCCGCGAACTGCTTGGCGAGGTTCCGCCCGCCGAGCGCCCAACGCTGGCCGCGGGCACGACGGAGGATTGGAGCCGCCAGACGTGGGCAAACGCGCGGACCTATGCCTACACCACTCTGCTTGGTGATCCGTGCGCGCCCATCCCCGCCGAACGGCCGTTGATGACCGAAGCCAAGATCCAGTCGCTGATCGTGCCGATCCGCCGTCAGGTAGTCACGGGCGGGCTTCGGCTCGCGCGGTTGCTCGACGATGCCTTGCTCTACGGCAAGGCGCCGCAGCGGCCGCAGCGCTCGCCCGCCAGCTAG
- a CDS encoding alpha/beta fold hydrolase — protein sequence MIALLLASAQLMSGLPGALRQNQLTAGIGHQLAGTLLQSTGQPRATVIIIPGSGPTDRDGNNPLGVRAGSYKLLAEGLAARGIAALRIDKRGMFASRGAGDPNNVTIGRYAADVGSWVTAARRATGNRCVWLAGHSEGGLVALAAAARPQVCGLVLIETAGRPLGAVIREQLRANPANAPLLPQAEAALTSLEAGRRVDVSTLHPALARGLFNPAVQDFLIDEIRYDPAKLLAAYKGPVLVVQGGTDLQVGKADADRLVAARPGVARADFPTMNHVLKEAPADQAANLATYANPDLPLAPGLVDRIAAFVTERRR from the coding sequence ATGATCGCCTTGTTGCTTGCAAGCGCGCAACTGATGAGCGGCTTGCCCGGCGCGCTGCGCCAGAACCAGCTGACCGCAGGCATCGGCCATCAGCTCGCCGGAACCCTGCTGCAGTCCACCGGCCAGCCGCGCGCGACCGTTATCATCATCCCTGGCTCGGGTCCGACGGACCGCGACGGGAACAATCCGCTGGGCGTCAGGGCAGGCAGCTACAAGCTTCTGGCGGAGGGGCTTGCCGCCCGGGGCATCGCCGCTCTTCGGATCGACAAGCGCGGCATGTTCGCGAGCAGGGGCGCGGGTGACCCGAACAATGTGACGATCGGCCGCTATGCCGCCGACGTCGGCAGCTGGGTGACGGCCGCCCGCCGCGCGACGGGCAATCGCTGCGTCTGGCTCGCCGGCCACAGCGAAGGCGGCCTAGTCGCCCTCGCCGCCGCTGCTCGCCCGCAGGTGTGCGGCCTCGTTCTGATCGAGACCGCCGGCCGGCCGCTTGGCGCGGTGATACGCGAGCAGCTTCGGGCCAACCCCGCCAACGCGCCGCTCCTGCCCCAGGCTGAGGCCGCACTGACCAGCCTGGAGGCGGGCCGGAGGGTCGACGTGTCGACGCTCCACCCCGCGCTTGCCCGGGGGTTGTTCAATCCGGCGGTGCAGGACTTCCTGATCGACGAGATCCGCTATGATCCGGCCAAGCTGCTTGCCGCGTACAAGGGCCCGGTGCTGGTCGTGCAGGGCGGCACCGACCTCCAGGTCGGGAAGGCCGATGCCGACCGACTTGTCGCTGCACGGCCCGGGGTCGCGCGGGCCGACTTCCCGACCATGAACCATGTCCTGAAGGAGGCGCCGGCGGACCAGGCGGCGAACCTCGCGACTTACGCCAACCCTGACCTGCCGCTGGCGCCCGGCCTCGTCGACCGGATCGCAGCATTTGTCACGGAGCGTCGGCGGTGA
- a CDS encoding toxin-antitoxin system HicB family antitoxin: MAERKAFPLRIDASLWDAVERCATANLRSANAEAEMLIREALKARGVHLKPPQPVKRGRPPKEKQE, from the coding sequence ATGGCTGAGCGCAAGGCCTTTCCGCTGCGGATCGATGCATCCCTGTGGGATGCGGTGGAGCGTTGCGCCACGGCCAACCTGCGCTCGGCCAATGCCGAGGCTGAAATGTTGATCAGGGAAGCGTTGAAGGCCCGCGGCGTTCACCTGAAACCGCCGCAACCAGTCAAGCGCGGACGGCCGCCGAAGGAGAAGCAGGAATGA
- a CDS encoding SPFH domain-containing protein — protein MSDTVNPSLTSSRERPAATVSGYGMLALLIAIIAGQIAAIAMLKSQGPSALTLALTILMPAALIFVLAGFYILQPNQAAAITLFGAYRGTDRTTGLRWVLPWEMRRKVSVRANNFISERLKVNDLRGNPIEIAAQIVWRVVDTAQALFDIQDYKSFVIVQVEAAIRTIGSRYPYDDFEHLEVTLRGNHDTVGVELREELNARLAVAGITVDECGFTHLAYASEIAGAMLRRQQAQAVVAARKTLVEGAVGMVEMALEQLSAKNVVELDDERRAAMVSNLMVVLCGERDTQPVVNTGTLYQ, from the coding sequence ATGTCTGATACGGTCAATCCGAGTCTCACCTCCAGCCGTGAGCGGCCCGCCGCGACGGTAAGCGGCTATGGCATGCTGGCGTTGCTGATCGCGATAATTGCCGGGCAGATTGCGGCAATCGCCATGCTCAAGAGTCAGGGCCCCAGTGCTCTGACGCTGGCGCTAACCATTCTCATGCCGGCGGCCCTGATCTTTGTGCTGGCCGGCTTCTACATCCTGCAGCCCAATCAGGCCGCAGCGATCACCTTGTTCGGTGCCTATCGGGGGACCGATCGTACGACCGGTTTGCGCTGGGTCCTGCCGTGGGAGATGCGACGGAAAGTGTCGGTGCGCGCCAACAACTTCATCTCCGAACGGCTAAAGGTGAATGACCTTCGCGGCAATCCGATCGAGATCGCGGCCCAGATCGTCTGGCGGGTGGTGGATACGGCCCAGGCCCTGTTCGACATCCAGGACTACAAGTCGTTCGTGATCGTCCAGGTCGAGGCGGCGATTCGCACTATCGGTTCGCGCTACCCTTATGATGACTTCGAGCATCTGGAGGTCACCTTGCGTGGCAACCATGACACGGTCGGCGTCGAGCTTCGCGAGGAGCTGAACGCCCGGCTGGCGGTGGCCGGGATCACGGTGGACGAATGCGGCTTCACCCACCTGGCCTATGCTAGCGAGATCGCCGGCGCGATGCTTCGCCGCCAGCAGGCGCAGGCGGTGGTTGCCGCCCGCAAGACCCTCGTCGAAGGGGCGGTCGGAATGGTCGAGATGGCGCTGGAGCAGCTCAGCGCAAAGAATGTGGTCGAGCTCGATGACGAGCGGCGCGCCGCCATGGTCTCGAACCTCATGGTGGTGCTCTGCGGTGAGCGCGACACCCAGCCCGTGGTCAACACCGGCACCCTCTACCAGTAG